The following proteins come from a genomic window of Gimesia chilikensis:
- a CDS encoding sulfatase family protein: MSFRIFSLLTLFLVCLLHGHSQLRAEKPNVIVIMADDLGYGDVSCYGATALKTPHIDQLAADGQRFTSGYCSASTCTPTRYSFLTGTYAFRGKRTGIAPPNAPAIIKPGTETVASLLKRAGYTTAVIGKWHLGLGGEAGPDWNGDLKPGPLEIGFDTCFLLPTTNDRVPQVYVKDHRVLNLDPADPLWVGNKKPSPDHPTGLTHRDTLKMDWSHGHNSTIHNGISRIGFYTGGHAARFRDEDLADKWVEKSVEFIEANKDQPFFLFFASHDIHVPRMPHERFQGKTSLGYRGDSIIQLDWCVGELMKTLDRLQLAENTLVVFCSDNGPVMDDGYKDGALEKVGDHRAAGPYSGGKYSVYEGGTRTPFITRWKGHIPPGVSDELVCTIDLPASLATLTGQKLPQDACRDSFNVLDALLGKADAAGRAHLVQQNNGNNGTYALRVGKWKLQRYDKQTARNIIVEQQLSNTKVPQYQLFDLEQDPAEKQNVIQAHPELAQRLKKQLADLIEQGSSRPGAVAPVEK, translated from the coding sequence ATGTCATTTCGAATCTTCTCACTGCTGACGCTGTTCCTGGTTTGCCTCCTGCACGGTCATTCTCAGCTCCGGGCCGAAAAACCTAATGTGATCGTAATCATGGCCGATGACCTCGGGTACGGGGATGTTTCCTGTTATGGCGCGACAGCACTGAAGACACCTCACATCGATCAACTGGCAGCCGACGGACAGCGGTTTACCAGCGGATACTGTTCCGCTTCGACATGCACGCCGACCCGCTATTCGTTCCTGACCGGGACCTATGCCTTTCGGGGAAAGCGGACCGGGATTGCGCCACCAAATGCACCGGCCATCATTAAGCCGGGAACAGAGACCGTCGCTTCTTTGTTGAAACGTGCCGGCTATACCACGGCCGTTATCGGTAAGTGGCACCTCGGGCTTGGGGGAGAAGCAGGACCAGACTGGAACGGAGATTTGAAACCGGGGCCACTGGAGATCGGTTTTGATACCTGCTTCCTGTTGCCGACAACCAATGACCGGGTTCCCCAGGTTTATGTGAAAGATCACCGGGTTCTCAATCTCGATCCGGCAGATCCTCTCTGGGTGGGAAATAAGAAGCCGAGCCCCGATCATCCGACCGGCCTCACACACCGTGATACGCTCAAGATGGACTGGTCTCACGGGCATAACTCAACGATTCACAATGGAATCAGCCGCATCGGCTTTTATACAGGCGGGCATGCGGCTCGTTTCCGCGATGAGGATCTGGCTGATAAGTGGGTTGAGAAATCGGTCGAATTTATCGAAGCTAACAAAGATCAGCCTTTCTTCCTGTTCTTCGCCTCGCACGATATTCACGTCCCGCGCATGCCTCATGAACGTTTTCAGGGAAAAACATCACTCGGATATCGCGGCGATTCGATTATTCAGCTCGACTGGTGTGTGGGTGAGCTGATGAAAACACTCGATCGTCTCCAGCTGGCTGAGAACACGCTCGTCGTATTCTGTTCCGATAACGGCCCTGTGATGGATGATGGTTACAAAGATGGCGCGTTGGAGAAAGTCGGAGATCACCGCGCGGCCGGACCATATTCCGGGGGCAAGTACAGCGTCTATGAAGGGGGAACCCGAACACCCTTTATTACCCGCTGGAAAGGGCATATCCCGCCTGGTGTCAGTGATGAGCTGGTCTGTACCATCGATTTGCCAGCCAGCCTGGCAACATTGACCGGACAGAAACTGCCCCAGGATGCCTGTCGCGACAGCTTCAATGTGCTGGATGCGTTGCTGGGGAAAGCGGATGCTGCAGGACGCGCGCATCTCGTGCAACAGAACAACGGGAACAACGGCACGTATGCTTTGCGGGTCGGGAAATGGAAATTACAACGGTACGACAAACAGACCGCCCGCAATATCATCGTCGAGCAGCAGCTGTCAAACACCAAAGTCCCCCAATATCAGTTGTTTGATCTGGAGCAGGATCCTGCGGAAAAGCAGAACGTCATCCAGGCACATCCGGAACTTGCACAGCGGTTGAAAAAACAGCTGGCCGATCTGATTGAGCAGGGGAGCAGCCGACCCGGTGCCGTTGCACCTGTAGAGAAATAA
- a CDS encoding DUF3124 domain-containing protein produces MGNKGEYPDWFLWLWDKWFVLFLLLGVVTLVLIAGAVYLDTRFERFEHELKFIPPPSYEPPDLAEYQAGEIDSEKMTRSGSIYAPCYSHIYYHGGSPLLLETTLSIRNINQDQPVYLTGVKYVDTDGESIKVYLDQPIKLAPFQTIEFLVEEKDSTGGSGANFLVNWMAEEQVAPPLVESVMVGASGSRAIAFTRSGVPIPAAQTGE; encoded by the coding sequence ATGGGAAATAAAGGCGAATATCCCGACTGGTTTTTGTGGTTGTGGGACAAATGGTTCGTCCTGTTTCTCTTGCTGGGAGTCGTGACCTTAGTGCTGATCGCGGGGGCAGTGTACCTCGATACCCGCTTCGAACGCTTTGAACACGAATTGAAGTTCATACCGCCGCCTAGCTATGAACCGCCTGATCTCGCGGAATACCAGGCGGGCGAAATCGACTCAGAAAAAATGACGCGCAGCGGTTCGATCTATGCCCCCTGTTATTCTCACATCTATTATCATGGCGGTTCGCCGTTGCTTCTGGAAACGACTCTGAGTATCCGGAACATCAATCAGGATCAGCCGGTCTACCTCACCGGAGTCAAGTATGTCGATACTGACGGGGAGTCGATTAAGGTCTATCTGGACCAGCCTATCAAGCTTGCTCCGTTTCAGACGATTGAATTCCTGGTGGAAGAAAAAGACAGCACGGGAGGCTCCGGTGCGAATTTTCTCGTGAACTGGATGGCCGAGGAGCAGGTTGCACCGCCGCTGGTTGAATCCGTCATGGTGGGGGCTTCCGGTTCGCGGGCAATCGCCTTCACGCGGAGTGGTGTGCCGATTCCTGCTGCTCAAACGGGAGAATAA
- a CDS encoding HD domain-containing protein, whose translation MDTLHSPVVENAIRVAAEAHKSQKRKSSGIPYIAHPMGVCLILVKAGFHEESILAAAALHDVVEDTALTFEDLEGTFSDEVLQYVREMTEEKETLEGAKRSWRDRKRDHIEVMQQASLGARAIELADKLHNLEAMLFDLQTEDRAEFWGHFGAPPEEIVQYYHSMIEAAGQSDERLVPLVKNCLSRLDELQKHMP comes from the coding sequence ATGGATACACTTCACTCTCCGGTAGTCGAGAACGCCATTCGAGTTGCCGCGGAAGCACATAAATCTCAAAAACGCAAGTCCTCCGGAATTCCTTACATCGCGCATCCGATGGGGGTCTGTCTGATCCTGGTGAAAGCCGGATTTCATGAGGAATCCATCCTGGCAGCTGCCGCCCTGCATGATGTGGTCGAAGACACTGCGCTGACTTTTGAGGATCTGGAGGGAACCTTTTCAGATGAGGTCCTGCAGTACGTCAGGGAGATGACCGAAGAGAAAGAGACTCTGGAAGGCGCAAAGCGGAGCTGGCGCGATCGTAAGCGGGATCATATTGAAGTAATGCAGCAGGCATCACTCGGCGCGCGGGCGATTGAACTCGCGGACAAGCTGCATAATCTGGAAGCGATGCTGTTCGATCTGCAGACGGAAGACCGCGCTGAATTCTGGGGGCACTTCGGCGCCCCGCCGGAAGAGATTGTGCAGTATTATCATTCCATGATCGAGGCCGCCGGTCAGTCGGATGAACGACTGGTCCCGCTGGTAAAAAACTGCCTGTCTCGCCTGGATGAGTTACAGAAACATATGCCATAG
- a CDS encoding ABC transporter ATP-binding protein, with protein MSNRQPNAFHRAFPAREFFRGSARSVVFWSFINGLLLAFLLILFFLILDLLDHRGRISVQGVERVQQLQEILASPEPEASVETAEPSEEPAEPKADTDEVAAAEEKPAPEPEPKAAPAAEKSTTTPDRLVLSDTGILPSVWWTHSKYHLGIMKSVYQRVPLLQQNQSALFTLILVALVVASIRVLIRWRCRLRSLKVSHHISTTLRNMIHRQALRLGPGDLSGKETDQAFHLFIQDVGTVQNGVFHWVYGLTRHTVTLAILLLIAVSIDWRLTLQCIIPLAAAWYFLMQHRKDYDLQHARTLVTIDTELSLLAENLRSTRLVRGYGMENPEHEQFQKHLAKYTENLEKLKRVEGWGHRIARGLAVFCSCLVVFLVGYKVLVNPDSLPLSAAVLVVGIFGFFYLPVNGLHELFRVREESTVAASSIYRYLNLIPEVGQAVGAKFLEPMSTALQFENVTYSLTPGSPPILKGFDLKIPAGTTTALVSLEKLAPRAVSFLVPRFIEPRSGRVLIDGEDTAWVTLESLRAEAIFVSGNDPCLTGTVKDNIRCGDERYSLQEVIAASKESHAHQFIQGLPQGYETVLGQHGEDLTTGECFRLGLARALLRKPALMIIEEPEGPLDEDTKTLLEDAYSRIFQNRTVLVIPSRITTLRRVDQVVVIHEGKVEAVDSQSNLLKKSALYRHWEYTRFNQFRHSQDTPIEQR; from the coding sequence GTGTCAAATCGTCAGCCCAACGCATTCCATCGCGCGTTCCCCGCGCGGGAGTTTTTTCGTGGGTCTGCCAGATCCGTTGTGTTCTGGTCGTTCATCAATGGCCTCTTGCTGGCGTTTCTGCTCATCCTGTTTTTTCTGATCCTGGATCTGCTGGATCATCGTGGGCGGATTTCGGTGCAGGGGGTAGAGCGGGTTCAGCAACTGCAGGAAATCCTGGCCAGTCCCGAACCCGAAGCATCTGTTGAAACCGCAGAACCATCCGAAGAACCGGCTGAGCCGAAAGCCGATACCGACGAAGTTGCTGCCGCGGAAGAAAAGCCCGCGCCTGAACCGGAGCCGAAAGCGGCTCCCGCGGCCGAAAAATCAACGACGACCCCAGATCGTTTGGTCCTTTCTGATACGGGGATTCTGCCCTCTGTCTGGTGGACGCATTCCAAATACCATCTGGGGATCATGAAAAGCGTGTATCAGCGCGTCCCCTTGCTGCAGCAGAATCAGTCCGCGTTATTCACACTGATTTTAGTCGCGCTGGTCGTGGCCAGCATTCGTGTATTGATCCGCTGGCGATGCAGATTGCGGAGCCTGAAGGTTTCCCATCATATTTCGACAACGTTACGCAATATGATTCATCGCCAGGCGCTCCGCCTGGGTCCCGGCGATCTGTCAGGGAAAGAGACCGATCAGGCGTTTCACCTGTTCATTCAGGATGTGGGAACCGTCCAGAACGGCGTCTTCCACTGGGTCTACGGTCTGACGCGTCATACTGTGACGCTGGCGATTCTGCTGTTGATTGCCGTTTCCATCGACTGGCGATTAACGTTGCAGTGCATCATTCCACTGGCCGCAGCCTGGTATTTTCTGATGCAGCATCGCAAGGATTACGATTTACAGCATGCCAGAACACTGGTCACCATCGACACCGAACTTTCCCTGCTGGCTGAAAATCTGCGGAGCACACGCCTGGTCCGTGGCTATGGAATGGAAAACCCGGAGCATGAACAGTTTCAGAAGCACCTGGCGAAATACACCGAAAACCTGGAGAAGCTGAAACGCGTTGAAGGCTGGGGACATCGTATCGCCCGGGGCCTGGCCGTCTTCTGTTCGTGCCTGGTTGTCTTTCTGGTGGGGTATAAAGTCCTCGTAAACCCGGATAGCCTGCCGCTCTCTGCTGCGGTGCTGGTGGTGGGAATCTTCGGCTTCTTCTACCTGCCGGTCAATGGTTTGCATGAACTGTTCCGTGTGCGCGAAGAATCCACTGTGGCTGCCAGTTCAATTTATCGTTATCTGAACCTGATCCCCGAAGTCGGACAGGCCGTCGGAGCGAAATTTCTGGAGCCGATGTCGACGGCACTGCAGTTCGAAAACGTCACTTACAGTCTCACGCCTGGTTCGCCTCCGATTTTGAAGGGCTTTGATCTGAAAATTCCCGCGGGTACGACAACCGCACTGGTCTCACTGGAGAAGCTCGCCCCGCGCGCTGTCAGTTTCCTGGTACCTCGCTTTATTGAGCCCCGCTCGGGCCGGGTCCTGATCGACGGCGAAGACACAGCGTGGGTGACCCTGGAGTCTCTGCGGGCGGAAGCGATTTTTGTGAGCGGGAACGATCCCTGTCTCACCGGAACCGTCAAGGACAACATCCGCTGTGGCGATGAACGGTATTCGCTGCAGGAAGTCATTGCGGCTTCAAAAGAATCACACGCACATCAGTTTATCCAGGGGCTGCCTCAGGGTTACGAAACCGTGCTGGGGCAGCACGGGGAAGATCTGACAACGGGTGAGTGTTTCCGGTTAGGTCTGGCCCGCGCCCTGTTGCGAAAGCCGGCTCTGATGATCATCGAAGAACCGGAAGGGCCGCTCGACGAAGATACCAAAACGCTGCTCGAAGATGCCTACTCCCGGATTTTCCAGAACCGGACCGTACTGGTCATCCCTTCCCGCATCACGACCCTGCGACGCGTTGATCAGGTTGTCGTGATTCACGAAGGCAAAGTGGAAGCGGTCGACAGTCAATCGAACCTGTTGAAGAAATCCGCCCTGTATCGTCACTGGGAGTACACGCGATTTAACCAGTTCCGGCACTCACAGGATACTCCGATCGAACAACGTTAA
- a CDS encoding ABC transporter permease, whose amino-acid sequence MGNLLVLAAETTNLTVQWWITGIGVAIYFVLLFGVTSMTQAGVIARATTKEAIRQPVFLLLMALGLILLLLNTFLPFFSMGDDVKMLMDCGLATILICSLLLAVWSASTSIADEIEGKTAMTLLSKPINRRQFIVGKYLGILKAVVWLMLPMVITFLLLVYFKVGYDAREAAQEPPTHAERMAAVWLILPGILLIYMEVAILAAISVAISTRLPMMVNMIICFGVYIIGHLTPNLVQAKAEGLEFVKFTGQLIATILPNLDNFNMSPAVATGTVVPPVYIGHSALSCLLYSGIAILVAFILFEDRDLA is encoded by the coding sequence ATGGGAAACCTGCTGGTATTGGCTGCTGAGACGACAAATCTGACAGTGCAATGGTGGATTACCGGAATCGGAGTGGCAATCTATTTTGTACTCCTGTTCGGTGTGACTTCGATGACCCAGGCGGGTGTAATCGCCAGGGCGACCACGAAGGAAGCCATTCGCCAGCCCGTGTTCCTCTTGCTGATGGCTCTCGGTTTAATTCTGCTGCTGTTAAATACGTTTCTCCCGTTCTTTTCGATGGGGGATGACGTCAAGATGCTGATGGACTGTGGTCTGGCCACGATCCTGATCTGCAGTCTGTTGCTGGCCGTGTGGTCGGCAAGTACCAGTATCGCTGATGAAATTGAAGGTAAGACGGCCATGACGCTGTTGTCGAAGCCGATCAATCGCCGTCAGTTTATCGTCGGGAAATACCTGGGAATTCTGAAGGCCGTCGTCTGGCTGATGTTGCCCATGGTGATCACCTTCCTGCTGCTGGTTTACTTCAAAGTCGGCTATGATGCCCGCGAAGCGGCCCAGGAACCGCCAACGCACGCCGAGCGGATGGCTGCGGTCTGGCTGATTCTGCCCGGGATTCTGCTGATCTATATGGAAGTCGCCATTCTGGCCGCCATCAGCGTGGCGATCTCGACGCGTCTGCCCATGATGGTCAACATGATTATCTGTTTCGGCGTCTATATCATTGGCCACCTCACTCCCAATCTGGTTCAGGCCAAGGCAGAGGGGCTGGAATTCGTGAAGTTTACCGGGCAGCTGATTGCTACGATTCTGCCCAACCTGGATAACTTCAATATGTCACCTGCGGTTGCAACGGGAACCGTGGTTCCACCAGTCTATATCGGTCATTCCGCATTAAGCTGTCTGCTCTATTCCGGAATTGCGATTCTGGTTGCCTTCATCCTTTTCGAAGACCGGGACCTTGCCTGA
- a CDS encoding acylphosphatase produces MCADPHQSGSSTDLICLRVIYAGRVQGVGFRYRTTQLAERYPVTGFVKNLSDGTVELVAQAHDQSVLDRFFDDMMLTFATNVTDVSIQGAPADSDRQSFTIEY; encoded by the coding sequence ATGTGTGCTGATCCTCATCAATCCGGTTCATCGACGGACTTGATCTGTCTGCGCGTGATCTATGCGGGGCGGGTGCAGGGCGTCGGGTTTCGATATCGCACAACTCAACTGGCGGAGCGTTACCCTGTTACCGGATTCGTCAAAAATCTGTCTGATGGAACAGTGGAACTGGTCGCGCAGGCCCATGATCAGTCAGTACTCGATCGGTTTTTCGATGATATGATGCTGACATTCGCAACGAATGTGACGGATGTATCGATTCAAGGGGCCCCGGCCGATTCTGATCGTCAAAGTTTCACCATCGAATATTGA
- a CDS encoding carbon storage regulator — translation MLVLSRKPGERIRIGDDVTLTIVRIGPNSVRLGIDAPRSMSIVREELCIDFSDLPESGQLTEEPSSH, via the coding sequence ATGCTTGTATTATCACGTAAGCCCGGCGAGCGGATTCGGATTGGCGATGACGTAACCCTGACGATTGTTCGAATTGGTCCCAATTCCGTGCGATTAGGAATTGATGCTCCGCGCAGCATGAGCATTGTTCGCGAAGAATTGTGTATCGACTTTTCAGACTTGCCGGAATCAGGCCAGCTGACTGAAGAGCCTTCTTCGCATTAA
- a CDS encoding Gfo/Idh/MocA family protein, which translates to MVRIGIIGVGFMGMAHYEGAKKLKGAKVTAISTRDPKKLSGDWSSIEGNFGPRGGQVDLSKVKQYSDYHELLADPDIDLVDICLPTEMHEKVAMDSIQAGKHTLVEKPIAIDLKAANRMVKAAEKAGVQFMVAQVLPFFPEFQFAVECVRSQKYGKLLAAHFRRVMAPPKWSENIEDFQKLGGWGIDLHIHDNHLISLMCGVPQKVTSRGIENKGYINHVHTVYDYEDPNLAISCVSGGIATRGLEFAHGFELYFEEATVLFGAGTMGVGKNKEWVVSQPLTLITKSGQLKHPKLKGGNEWCAAFTLELQAAVNAIQSGEEPEALSGALARDALKICYAEAKSIQTGRSIPVK; encoded by the coding sequence ATGGTTCGTATCGGAATAATCGGCGTCGGTTTTATGGGAATGGCTCACTACGAAGGAGCCAAAAAGCTCAAAGGAGCCAAGGTCACTGCGATCTCAACGCGCGATCCCAAGAAACTGTCTGGCGACTGGAGCAGTATCGAAGGCAACTTCGGTCCCCGCGGAGGTCAGGTCGATCTCTCTAAGGTAAAACAGTACAGTGATTACCATGAACTGCTGGCAGACCCCGATATTGATCTGGTCGATATCTGTCTTCCCACCGAAATGCATGAAAAAGTCGCCATGGATTCCATCCAGGCCGGCAAACACACACTGGTAGAAAAGCCGATAGCCATCGACCTCAAGGCCGCCAACCGGATGGTGAAGGCTGCCGAAAAAGCGGGCGTACAGTTCATGGTCGCCCAGGTTCTTCCCTTCTTCCCGGAATTTCAGTTTGCCGTTGAATGTGTTCGCAGCCAGAAATATGGAAAACTGCTGGCCGCACACTTCCGCCGTGTGATGGCTCCTCCCAAATGGTCAGAGAATATTGAAGACTTCCAGAAACTGGGTGGCTGGGGCATCGACCTGCACATTCATGACAACCACCTGATCAGCCTGATGTGTGGCGTTCCCCAGAAAGTGACCTCTCGCGGTATCGAAAACAAGGGATACATCAACCACGTGCATACCGTTTATGACTATGAAGACCCGAACCTGGCAATCAGTTGTGTCAGCGGTGGCATTGCGACGCGCGGCCTCGAATTCGCCCACGGCTTTGAACTCTACTTCGAAGAAGCCACCGTTCTCTTCGGAGCCGGAACCATGGGTGTCGGCAAAAATAAGGAATGGGTTGTCAGCCAGCCACTGACATTGATCACCAAATCCGGTCAGCTGAAACATCCAAAACTCAAAGGGGGCAACGAATGGTGTGCCGCCTTCACGCTGGAACTGCAGGCAGCCGTCAATGCGATTCAGTCGGGTGAAGAACCCGAGGCACTCTCCGGCGCCCTGGCCCGCGATGCTCTGAAAATCTGCTACGCGGAAGCAAAAAGTATTCAGACAGGGCGATCCATTCCTGTCAAATAA
- a CDS encoding MBL fold metallo-hydrolase yields MLENLPLQSVKYKGLTIEGYSRAAVQSYWRIPELKLGFDLGASPWSFMGTSVYFISHAHLDHMAALPAYVARRRMMKMSPPTIYMPEEVVDPVWKMLRSWHKLDRGRMDCELIGMKDGEDIQLTREHAVTAFQTKHTVPSIGFQVWDCRKKLKPEFMGKPETEIRDARMAGVEVSEEIRVPLVCYTGDTAPAGLDHFETAYESKVLITEMTFHRPEHRRERIHKFGHMHLDDIIERADRFKNELLILAHFSTRYHDNQVLNAVKKRVPEDLLERIHLWL; encoded by the coding sequence ATGCTCGAAAATCTACCTCTCCAATCAGTAAAATATAAAGGACTCACCATCGAGGGGTATTCTCGCGCTGCAGTACAGAGTTACTGGAGGATTCCCGAGCTGAAACTTGGCTTTGACCTGGGGGCCAGCCCCTGGTCGTTTATGGGAACGTCGGTGTATTTCATTTCTCATGCGCACCTGGATCACATGGCAGCGCTCCCCGCATACGTGGCCCGGCGGCGGATGATGAAAATGAGTCCGCCCACGATCTATATGCCCGAAGAAGTTGTCGATCCCGTCTGGAAAATGCTCCGCAGCTGGCACAAACTGGACCGGGGCCGCATGGACTGTGAACTCATCGGCATGAAAGACGGCGAAGACATTCAGCTGACCCGCGAACATGCAGTCACTGCATTTCAGACCAAGCACACGGTCCCTTCGATCGGATTCCAGGTCTGGGACTGTCGTAAAAAGCTCAAGCCGGAATTCATGGGTAAACCGGAAACCGAAATTCGCGATGCGCGGATGGCGGGAGTCGAAGTCAGTGAAGAAATCCGGGTACCCCTGGTCTGCTACACGGGCGATACCGCTCCCGCGGGACTGGACCACTTCGAAACCGCTTATGAATCAAAAGTCCTGATCACCGAGATGACGTTCCACCGTCCGGAACATCGGCGGGAACGAATTCATAAGTTCGGGCACATGCACCTGGATGATATCATCGAACGCGCCGACCGTTTTAAGAACGAGTTACTGATTCTCGCGCATTTCAGTACGCGCTACCACGATAATCAGGTGCTCAACGCGGTCAAAAAACGGGTTCCCGAGGATTTACTCGAGCGCATCCATCTCTGGCTGTAA
- a CDS encoding Gfo/Idh/MocA family oxidoreductase, protein MSNSKQNRRDFLKTSAAAVAGSSVPFWFSVDPASAYKFKAANDRPVVGCIGTGSRWNAVGPNAMKYGDVIAVCDVDAAHAGKAHDKVKEIQGKKGNNKEVAVFEDYQKVLENPEIDIVTIVTTDHWHTKIAIEAMKAGKDVYCEKPLTLTIDEGKQIIKVLKETGRVFQVGTQQRSEMNQRFLNALAIIKEGRLGDITEVECVIGGIDPSGSIPVAEVPKTLNWDKWLGQAPMTDYRWKSADGRPKTRCHYEFRWWYEYSGGKMTDWGAHHVDIAQWGIGMDHSGPTQVVPISAVHPVPLKDGMPTKDDEYNVASKFEVQATFPNDVKMTIKSDGRNGILFSGTKGRMFVSRGDLTGKPVEDLKDNPLSSDTIKELYKGRQPGDHMRNFYECVDAREQPISDVMTHHRAITTCHLANIAIRLNRSLKWDPQTEQIIGDDEANQWQSREQRKGYEINA, encoded by the coding sequence GTGAGTAATTCCAAGCAGAATCGTCGCGACTTTTTGAAAACCTCAGCAGCCGCAGTCGCGGGAAGCAGCGTTCCCTTCTGGTTCAGTGTTGATCCTGCCAGCGCCTACAAATTCAAAGCGGCCAATGATCGCCCCGTTGTAGGCTGTATCGGTACCGGAAGCCGCTGGAACGCCGTTGGTCCGAATGCGATGAAGTACGGCGATGTGATTGCCGTCTGCGACGTGGATGCAGCACACGCTGGTAAAGCACACGACAAGGTCAAAGAAATTCAGGGAAAAAAAGGCAACAACAAAGAAGTCGCGGTCTTCGAAGACTACCAGAAAGTTCTGGAAAATCCCGAGATCGATATCGTGACGATCGTAACGACCGACCACTGGCACACCAAAATTGCCATTGAAGCAATGAAAGCCGGCAAGGACGTTTATTGTGAAAAGCCGCTGACTCTGACGATTGATGAAGGCAAGCAGATCATCAAAGTGCTCAAGGAAACAGGCCGGGTCTTCCAGGTCGGCACCCAGCAGCGGAGCGAAATGAATCAGCGGTTCCTGAATGCACTGGCAATCATCAAGGAAGGGCGCCTGGGTGACATCACCGAAGTGGAATGTGTGATTGGTGGCATCGACCCCAGCGGTTCCATTCCCGTGGCCGAGGTTCCCAAAACTCTGAACTGGGACAAATGGCTGGGCCAGGCACCCATGACCGATTACCGCTGGAAATCAGCCGACGGACGTCCTAAAACCCGTTGCCATTACGAATTCCGCTGGTGGTATGAGTATTCCGGCGGAAAAATGACCGACTGGGGCGCGCATCATGTGGATATCGCCCAGTGGGGGATCGGCATGGATCATTCCGGACCGACCCAGGTCGTGCCGATTTCCGCAGTGCATCCGGTTCCTCTCAAAGACGGTATGCCGACCAAGGATGATGAATACAATGTGGCTTCCAAGTTTGAAGTGCAGGCGACCTTCCCGAATGATGTGAAGATGACGATCAAAAGCGATGGCCGCAACGGAATTCTGTTTAGCGGAACCAAGGGGCGGATGTTTGTCAGCCGCGGCGATCTGACCGGAAAGCCGGTGGAAGACCTGAAAGACAATCCACTTTCCAGCGATACCATCAAGGAACTCTACAAAGGACGCCAGCCCGGCGACCATATGCGGAACTTCTATGAATGTGTCGATGCCCGTGAGCAGCCAATCTCAGATGTGATGACGCACCATCGCGCGATCACCACCTGTCACCTGGCCAATATTGCGATTCGCCTGAATCGATCTCTGAAATGGGATCCCCAGACGGAACAGATCATTGGTGATGATGAAGCCAACCAGTGGCAGAGCCGTGAGCAGCGGAAAGGCTACGAAATCAATGCATAA